GTGTAATCATCGCTGCTCATGGTAACAGCTTACGTGCTCTTGTTAAGTATTTCGAAAACTTAACAGATGAAGAAATCATCGGTGTAAATATCCCTACAGGTGTTCCACTCGTTTATACATTCGATGACAACGGAAAGTTCATCTCTAAGGAGTACTTAGGTGACCAGGCAACTATTGAAGCTAAGATGGCTGCAGTTGCTAAACAAGGAAGCGTTCAAAAGTAAACAAACGAAAAAGAGCCGTTTGGCTCTTTTACTATGCGATCGCATCCAGTTGTGCTTTTCGTACACAAGAATGTTTCAGTAATTGTTTTAACAAATTATCTGGAGTATTTTCCATCTTGGAGATATCTAAACTGATTAATACAGTTGCGTATCCACCGACTGGAATAGCTTGAGAAATCGTTAAGACACTTGCTTGTGCTTTACTCAACGTTTGTAGTACCGCTGTTAATGCGCCACTTTCATCTTTTAAGAGAAGAGAGATTGTCATCGTACGTGAAGTGGTGTTATCAGAAATCTCAAATAGATAATCTTTATAACGATAGTAGGTGTTTCTGGAAATGCCTACTTTTTTTACGGCTTCTGTTACAGTTTCAACTTCGTGATTTTCAAGAAGGGATCTTGCTTGAATGACTTGGCTGAAGTATTCAGGTAGAATCTTTTTATGAACGATTAGGTAATCGGAGTTTTGCATGTGCTTACCTTTCTATTTCTGTACCATGATAGGCGATATCCAACTGTAGACACTGCCAATGGTTTGGAAGTGAAGCAATCTTCAAACGCGCTGCTGTGC
This genomic window from Solobacterium moorei contains:
- a CDS encoding ACT domain-containing protein, translated to MQNSDYLIVHKKILPEYFSQVIQARSLLENHEVETVTEAVKKVGISRNTYYRYKDYLFEISDNTTSRTMTISLLLKDESGALTAVLQTLSKAQASVLTISQAIPVGGYATVLISLDISKMENTPDNLLKQLLKHSCVRKAQLDAIA